Genomic window (Terriglobus sp. TAA 43):
AGATTCCTCGAATGAGAACGGCCTCCTCAAAAAACCACCTCTGCGTGCTCAGCCAATACAAACGGAACGTTCTGATGTTTCGCCACAAAACTCTTCGCATAGATTTCTCGCCTCATTCTTTCCTTCACAAACTAAACACATACGCTATCGATTGGCGTCGGCTAGATTCACCGTGACCGGCGGCCGAGATGGCATTATTTCTAGAAATTTGATGGGTAAACATGACATGGCGGTCGAAACGCTTCGATCTCGCTGCCCGATGATTATTTACTTCGTGTCGAGAAATTATCTTGACACCATACCTCTCTCATCCCTACTTTTGTTGCGCGTCCAAGCCTCATAAAGCTTGGTCGATTCTTGCGACATCGACGATTGGGAGAGAAATATGAGCAGGCTTGGTCAGAACGGATTTTTGAGCCGCAGAGAAGCGATTCTACTTTCGGCTTCCGCTGGCTTAGGCCTGTCAGTATCGAGTGCAGACGCAGCAGAAGCCACCAAACCGAGTTCGCATCCGCAATCCGGAACCTGCTCTACTCCTCGAAGTGCTGTGGCCAAGACGACATACGGCAAGGTACGGGGTTATCTCAGCGACGGCGTATACACCTTCAAAGGCGTTCCATACGGCGAGCATACCGGTGGAGATAATCGTTGGTTGCCAGCGAAGGCTCCCAAACCTTGGAGTGACGAATTGCCGTGCCTGGTCTACGGAGCGAACTGCCCTCAGACCCTTCATGCATGGACCGCGATCGAGCAATCCTTCTTGTTGGATTGGAATGATGGCTGGTTGAGCGAAGACATGCTCAAGCTCAACATCTGGACTCCCGATCTGAATGCGCGATTGCCCGTTATGTTCTATATCCACGGCGGAGGCTACAGCTTCGGATCATCGTATGAGCTTTCGGCGCATGACGGAGCGCAGATGGCTCGCAATCACGAAGTCGTCCAGGTATCCGTGAACCACCGTCTCAATATGCTCGGCTTCTTTGATGTCTCTGAGGTGGGCGGGGCGGCGTATGAAGACTCCGTCAATGTTGGCATGACCGATCTCGTGGCCGCACTCAAGTGGGTTCACGAGAATATCGAACACTTCGGTGGCGATCCCGACCGCGTCATGATCTACGGACAGTCCGGTGGCGGCTCAAAAGTCACAACGCTGATGGGAATGCCTTCTGCATCCGGTCTATTTCATAGGGCTTCTGTTCAATCTGGAGGCGGTGGGAACATTCCCACGCGAGAGCAGCAGAAGGAAGTCACTCAACTGGTCATGAAAGACCTCGGCTTAGCCGCCAATGATATTCAATCGCTGCAAAAGATGGAGTGGAGCAAGCTGATTGCAGCAGGCAACGCTGCTGTGGCAAAGATCAATCCATCGGGACCTCCTACAGGCGGTCCTGGTGCGACTGGCAAGCCACGTGTGGGCTGGTCTCCGTGTGTGGACGGAAAGAACATCACCATGCGTTCGTTCTTCGACGCGGCTCCGGAAATCTCGAAGATGATACCCATGCTCATTGGCTCAGTCAGTGAGGAGGGAAATCGTATGAGCTATCGGCCCAGCGAAGACGAATGGCGTGCGGGCTTGGCCAAGACCTACGGCGATACGAAGGCCGATACGATCATCGCGGGTCTTAAAAAGAACTACCCGCAAAAGAAAATTCAGACACTGGCATATATGTGCAGCGGGAATCCCGGTCTGAATGGACTCGCCGTCCGCAACAACGTTGCGAAGATGGCTGGGTTAAAACATGACCTCCATGCTGCCCCCGCATACGCTTATTACTTCACTTGGCAAACGCCTATCCTCGACGGCGTACCGGGTGCCTGGCATACCTCCGAACTTCAATTCTGTTTCGATAACGCAAAGCATTGTGAACAAGGCACAGGCAATACCCCACAGGCTCAGGCTTTGGCGAAAAAGATGAGTACGGCGTGGGCGAATTTTGCACGCACAGG
Coding sequences:
- a CDS encoding carboxylesterase/lipase family protein, producing MSRLGQNGFLSRREAILLSASAGLGLSVSSADAAEATKPSSHPQSGTCSTPRSAVAKTTYGKVRGYLSDGVYTFKGVPYGEHTGGDNRWLPAKAPKPWSDELPCLVYGANCPQTLHAWTAIEQSFLLDWNDGWLSEDMLKLNIWTPDLNARLPVMFYIHGGGYSFGSSYELSAHDGAQMARNHEVVQVSVNHRLNMLGFFDVSEVGGAAYEDSVNVGMTDLVAALKWVHENIEHFGGDPDRVMIYGQSGGGSKVTTLMGMPSASGLFHRASVQSGGGGNIPTREQQKEVTQLVMKDLGLAANDIQSLQKMEWSKLIAAGNAAVAKINPSGPPTGGPGATGKPRVGWSPCVDGKNITMRSFFDAAPEISKMIPMLIGSVSEEGNRMSYRPSEDEWRAGLAKTYGDTKADTIIAGLKKNYPQKKIQTLAYMCSGNPGLNGLAVRNNVAKMAGLKHDLHAAPAYAYYFTWQTPILDGVPGAWHTSELQFCFDNAKHCEQGTGNTPQAQALAKKMSTAWANFARTGNPSQPGLVWAPSDPKHCQTMVFDNACRMENDPDGEVRRALLS